The following are encoded together in the Mesoterricola sediminis genome:
- a CDS encoding acetyl-CoA carboxylase biotin carboxylase subunit produces MPVTQLLIANRGEIACRIIRTCRELDIPTVAVYSDSDRSAMHVRLAILSCPIGPTPARESYMRVDKLIEACRKTGADAIHPGYGFISEDPEAARQIIEAGLTWIGPSPEVLEKMNNKITAREIARSVGCPVLPGIQEILDDEALLDEARKVGYPLMVKPVLGRDGKGMRLVKTAGDLRRALPRVKGDAIFSFWDERVYVEKALIHPRHIEVQIAADAHGNCIHLWEREGSVQRRFQQLCEEAPSPGVSPELRRTLGEMAVKIAKAVGYVGVGTVEFLLDQEGNPWFLEMTCRIQGGHAVTEWITGQDLVKLQIDIAQGRELPLRQEDVPMWGHAIQCRINAEDPDREFAPSSGRIQYLRSPQGHNLRNDSGVYFGWDLSPFYAPLVAKISTWGLSRSEALARMHSALMEFRLGGVRNNIAFFRILLEHKQFISGDLHTGILDHAWWKQKAVGPNLKFAVAAALFDELELEERRAQQPSPRPDCATTPAAWKSHNKFNRL; encoded by the coding sequence ATGCCCGTCACCCAACTCCTCATCGCGAACCGGGGCGAAATCGCCTGCCGGATCATACGCACCTGCCGGGAACTGGACATCCCCACCGTGGCCGTCTACTCGGATTCCGACCGGTCGGCCATGCACGTCCGCCTCGCCATCCTCTCCTGTCCCATCGGCCCCACGCCGGCCCGGGAAAGCTACATGCGGGTGGACAAGCTCATCGAGGCCTGCCGGAAGACCGGGGCCGACGCCATCCACCCCGGCTACGGGTTCATCAGCGAGGACCCCGAGGCCGCCCGCCAGATCATCGAGGCGGGGCTCACCTGGATCGGTCCGAGCCCCGAGGTTCTGGAAAAGATGAACAACAAGATCACGGCCCGGGAAATTGCCCGGTCCGTCGGGTGCCCGGTTCTCCCCGGCATCCAGGAGATCCTGGATGACGAGGCGCTCCTGGACGAGGCCCGGAAGGTGGGTTACCCGCTGATGGTCAAGCCGGTGCTCGGCCGGGACGGCAAGGGCATGCGCCTGGTCAAGACGGCGGGCGACCTGCGCCGCGCCCTCCCCCGGGTGAAGGGGGACGCCATCTTCTCGTTCTGGGACGAGCGGGTCTACGTGGAGAAGGCCCTCATCCACCCCCGCCACATCGAGGTCCAGATCGCCGCCGACGCCCACGGGAACTGCATCCACCTGTGGGAGCGCGAAGGCTCGGTCCAGCGCCGCTTCCAGCAGCTCTGCGAGGAGGCCCCCTCCCCGGGCGTCTCCCCCGAGCTCCGCCGGACCCTGGGCGAGATGGCCGTGAAGATCGCCAAGGCCGTCGGCTACGTGGGCGTCGGGACCGTGGAGTTCCTCCTGGACCAGGAGGGCAACCCCTGGTTCCTGGAGATGACCTGCCGCATCCAGGGCGGCCACGCCGTCACGGAGTGGATCACCGGCCAGGACCTGGTCAAGCTCCAGATCGACATCGCCCAGGGCCGGGAGCTGCCCCTGCGCCAGGAGGACGTGCCCATGTGGGGCCACGCCATCCAGTGCCGCATCAACGCCGAGGACCCGGACCGGGAGTTCGCGCCCAGCTCGGGCCGCATCCAGTACCTGCGCTCCCCCCAGGGCCACAACCTGCGCAACGACAGCGGCGTCTACTTCGGGTGGGACCTGAGCCCCTTCTACGCGCCCCTCGTCGCCAAGATCTCCACCTGGGGCCTCAGCCGCTCCGAGGCCCTGGCCCGCATGCACTCGGCCCTCATGGAGTTCCGCCTGGGCGGCGTGCGCAACAACATCGCCTTCTTCCGGATCCTCCTGGAGCACAAGCAGTTCATCAGCGGGGACCTGCACACGGGCATCCTGGATCACGCCTGGTGGAAGCAGAAGGCCGTCGGGCCCAACCTGAAGTTCGCGGTGGCGGCCGCCCTGTTCGACGAGCTCGAACTGGAGGAGCGCCGCGCCCAGCAGCCCTCGCCCCGGCCGGACTGCGCCACCACCCCCGCGGCCTGGAAATCCCATAACAAGTTCAATCGGCTCTAA
- a CDS encoding polysaccharide deacetylase family protein: MALPLLPAAVLLLAGPQPAPPAELPALLTALRGDLDLHRRLVVAFAGEAGLQGAARERALAEGHELHHQRRTLVFHLDKALAALAQEEPARREQVVGALLDWMERDPDLLELDRLAFRDPLRVLQKALASDRTPAGAALKARVARDLAEVDRIEARVEAEYRRVFGGAGQAPAGGGRDQWDAYVQALARRIGVALPTAAEAPRPGPHGEITGREFPPKVLVLTFDDGPHHVYTPEIQAILRARRIPAVFFEVGRNLGTVDAAGKPHPGPLAALSEGLVRDGFVIGNHSFTHAQLSKETGAPLEAEIEETDALLGAIPGARSHLFRFPYGARAEAQLKALEPHGLRSVLWNIDSLDWADPVPASVSGRVLRLVREEKRGIILFHDIHDRAAKVLPGLLDTLLAEGYRFAGLDAEGRLVER; the protein is encoded by the coding sequence ATGGCCCTCCCCCTCCTTCCCGCCGCCGTGCTGCTCCTGGCCGGACCCCAGCCCGCCCCGCCGGCGGAGCTGCCGGCGCTGCTGACGGCCCTCCGGGGCGATCTGGACCTCCACCGGCGCCTCGTGGTGGCCTTCGCCGGCGAGGCGGGACTCCAGGGGGCCGCCCGGGAGCGGGCCCTGGCCGAGGGCCACGAACTCCACCACCAGCGGCGGACCCTGGTGTTCCACCTGGACAAGGCCCTGGCGGCCCTGGCCCAGGAGGAGCCCGCCAGGCGCGAGCAGGTCGTGGGGGCGCTCCTGGACTGGATGGAGCGGGACCCGGACCTGCTGGAGCTGGACCGGCTCGCCTTCCGCGACCCCCTTCGGGTGCTCCAGAAGGCCCTGGCCTCGGACCGCACCCCCGCTGGCGCCGCCCTCAAGGCCCGGGTGGCCCGCGACCTGGCGGAGGTGGACCGGATCGAGGCGCGGGTGGAGGCGGAGTACCGCCGGGTCTTCGGCGGGGCGGGGCAGGCCCCCGCCGGCGGCGGCCGCGACCAGTGGGACGCCTACGTCCAGGCCCTGGCCCGCAGGATCGGCGTCGCGCTCCCCACCGCCGCGGAGGCGCCCCGGCCGGGGCCCCATGGGGAGATCACCGGCCGCGAGTTCCCCCCCAAGGTGCTGGTGCTGACCTTCGACGACGGCCCGCACCACGTCTACACCCCCGAGATCCAGGCCATCCTCCGGGCCCGCCGGATCCCGGCCGTGTTCTTCGAGGTGGGGCGGAACCTGGGCACGGTGGACGCCGCCGGGAAGCCCCACCCCGGGCCTCTCGCCGCGCTGTCCGAGGGGCTCGTCCGGGACGGCTTCGTCATCGGCAACCACAGCTTCACCCACGCCCAGCTCAGCAAGGAGACCGGGGCCCCCCTCGAGGCGGAGATCGAGGAGACCGACGCCCTCCTGGGCGCCATTCCCGGGGCCCGGTCCCACCTCTTCCGGTTCCCCTACGGCGCCCGCGCCGAAGCCCAGCTCAAGGCCCTGGAGCCCCACGGCCTGCGGTCCGTGCTCTGGAACATCGACAGCCTCGACTGGGCCGATCCCGTCCCCGCCTCGGTGAGCGGGCGCGTGCTGCGCCTCGTCCGCGAGGAGAAGCGGGGCATCATCCTCTTCCACGACATCCACGACCGCGCCGCCAAGGTCCTCCCGGGCCTCCTGGACACCCTGCTGGCCGAGGGCTACCGCTTCGCGGGCCTGGACGCGGAAGGCCGGCTCGTGGAGCGCTAG
- a CDS encoding winged helix-turn-helix transcriptional regulator, with protein MAMRKPVEGDYRNCPVRDVLDRVADRWSLLVLIALQDGTLRFSDLRRTVGDISQRMLSQTVRRLEQDGLVSRTVHPTVPPKVEYRLTDMGRSLLVPLEALVDWALAHHARIREARTAFGAQEPGR; from the coding sequence ATGGCCATGCGCAAGCCCGTGGAGGGCGACTACCGGAACTGCCCCGTGCGGGACGTGCTGGACCGCGTCGCGGACCGGTGGAGCCTCCTGGTGCTCATCGCCCTCCAGGACGGCACCCTGCGCTTCTCCGATCTGAGGCGGACGGTGGGCGACATCTCCCAGCGCATGCTGAGCCAGACCGTGCGCCGCCTGGAGCAGGACGGCCTGGTGTCGCGCACCGTCCATCCCACGGTCCCGCCCAAGGTGGAGTACCGGCTCACGGACATGGGCCGCTCCCTGCTGGTCCCCCTCGAGGCCCTGGTGGACTGGGCCCTGGCCCACCACGCCCGCATCCGGGAGGCCCGGACGGCGTTCGGGGCCCAGGAGCCCGGCCGCTAG
- a CDS encoding biotin/lipoyl-containing protein, with protein MKRTLVIADQTVELEISRRRGKTVMTWDGEEIPIDIVRVEKSSYSVIMDGRSVGVNIDRIRNADPDLHGFRSTTYDGAYEFTLQDPRKKLLAEAMARSKRSEGNLIRALMPGKVLKLLVHEGETVEEGQPLLILEAMKMQNEYTAPTTARVAKVHVEEGVNMEINAPMISLQQVEA; from the coding sequence ATGAAGCGAACCCTCGTCATCGCCGACCAAACCGTCGAGCTCGAGATCTCCCGCCGGCGGGGCAAGACCGTCATGACCTGGGACGGCGAGGAGATCCCCATCGACATCGTGCGGGTGGAGAAATCCAGCTATTCCGTCATCATGGACGGCCGTTCCGTGGGTGTGAACATCGACCGCATCCGGAACGCGGATCCCGACCTCCACGGCTTCCGCTCCACCACGTACGACGGGGCCTACGAGTTCACCCTCCAGGACCCCCGCAAGAAGCTCCTGGCCGAGGCCATGGCCCGCAGCAAGCGCAGCGAGGGCAACCTCATCCGCGCCCTCATGCCCGGCAAGGTCCTCAAGCTCCTCGTGCACGAGGGCGAGACGGTGGAGGAGGGCCAGCCCCTGCTCATCCTCGAGGCCATGAAGATGCAGAACGAGTACACCGCCCCCACCACCGCCCGGGTCGCCAAGGTCCACGTGGAGGAGGGCGTGAACATGGAGATCAACGCGCCGATGATCTCCCTGCAGCAGGTGGAAGCCTAG
- a CDS encoding response regulator, producing the protein MAKILVIDDSRMMRLYLGRCLTQAGHDVEEWLPGSAMEVTEHVEQSRPDLILTDYQMPGCNGATVARMAGRSEPKVPVVILTAFKDEDMVQNLRKLGVEQVLTKPIAAEALVGAVTEALGG; encoded by the coding sequence GTGGCCAAGATTCTCGTGATCGACGACAGCCGGATGATGCGCCTCTACCTGGGGCGCTGCCTGACCCAGGCCGGCCACGACGTGGAGGAGTGGCTGCCCGGTTCGGCCATGGAGGTCACGGAGCACGTGGAGCAGTCCCGGCCGGACCTGATCCTCACCGACTACCAGATGCCGGGCTGCAACGGCGCCACCGTGGCGCGCATGGCGGGGCGGTCCGAGCCGAAGGTGCCCGTGGTCATCCTGACGGCCTTCAAGGACGAGGACATGGTCCAGAACCTCCGCAAGCTGGGCGTGGAGCAGGTGCTCACCAAGCCCATCGCGGCCGAGGCCCTCGTGGGCGCCGTCACCGAGGCCCTGGGCGGCTGA
- a CDS encoding DNA-directed RNA polymerase subunit omega, with the protein MSTQRTVVHIPEEIGNKYRFVVVTGKRCEQLQRGAYPKVEVSVPVNKLGQPQEAPRLASFWAQVAIKEVEEGRIAFEEPEIIALDYTTEIPISVE; encoded by the coding sequence ATGAGCACACAGCGAACCGTCGTCCACATTCCGGAAGAGATCGGCAACAAGTACAGGTTCGTCGTCGTCACCGGGAAGCGGTGCGAGCAGCTGCAGCGCGGCGCCTACCCGAAGGTCGAAGTCTCCGTGCCGGTGAACAAGCTGGGCCAGCCCCAGGAGGCCCCCCGCCTCGCGTCCTTCTGGGCCCAGGTGGCCATCAAGGAAGTCGAGGAAGGCCGCATCGCCTTCGAGGAGCCCGAGATCATCGCCCTCGACTACACCACCGAGATCCCCATCTCCGTCGAATAG
- the coaBC gene encoding bifunctional phosphopantothenoylcysteine decarboxylase/phosphopantothenate--cysteine ligase CoaBC — protein sequence MNILLGITGGIAAYRAAELARTLTKRGHTVRCCLTDAGSRFITPLTLASLTGQPCFGANPDYHEWRPNPIIEHIDLARWAHVAAVVPATADILGKTANGLATDLLSTLLLATTGKVLWAPAMNTAMWNHPAVQKNITTLRSFGHTFVEPVEGLLACGEEGAGKLADLDDIADAIETLAGPVHPAFAGRRILITAGPTREDLDPVRTLTNRSTGGMGVELARAFRNLGAEVDLVLGGELPAPWGVRTHRVRGAQAMLEACQAVWPHADGLVAAAAVADQRPEVCAPEKVKKVEGPETLVLVRTPDILATLAAARRPGQWVLGFAAETENHAANAAAKLARKGLDGILVNDVSGGRGFGPQANTLLPVTPAGAGAPLGPLPKDRLAPAVARWWGDHLQG from the coding sequence ATGAACATCCTGCTGGGCATCACGGGCGGCATCGCGGCGTACCGCGCGGCGGAACTGGCCCGCACCCTCACCAAGCGGGGTCACACGGTCAGATGCTGTCTGACGGACGCCGGTTCCCGCTTCATCACGCCCCTGACCCTGGCCTCCCTCACGGGCCAGCCCTGCTTCGGCGCCAACCCGGACTACCACGAGTGGCGGCCCAACCCGATCATCGAACACATCGATCTGGCCCGCTGGGCCCACGTGGCGGCGGTGGTCCCCGCCACCGCGGACATCCTCGGGAAGACTGCGAACGGCCTAGCGACCGACCTGCTTTCCACCCTCCTGCTGGCCACCACCGGGAAGGTCCTCTGGGCGCCCGCCATGAACACGGCCATGTGGAACCACCCGGCCGTCCAAAAGAACATCACCACCCTCCGCAGCTTCGGCCACACCTTCGTGGAGCCGGTGGAGGGCCTCCTGGCCTGCGGGGAGGAAGGCGCGGGCAAGCTGGCGGACCTGGACGACATCGCCGACGCCATCGAGACCCTGGCGGGCCCGGTCCACCCGGCCTTCGCGGGCCGGCGCATCCTGATCACCGCGGGGCCCACCCGGGAGGACCTGGATCCGGTCCGGACCCTCACCAACCGCTCCACGGGCGGGATGGGGGTGGAACTGGCCCGGGCCTTCCGCAACCTGGGGGCGGAGGTCGACCTGGTGCTGGGCGGGGAACTGCCCGCCCCCTGGGGCGTCCGCACCCACCGGGTCCGGGGGGCCCAGGCCATGCTGGAGGCTTGCCAGGCGGTTTGGCCCCACGCCGATGGGCTGGTGGCCGCGGCCGCCGTGGCCGACCAGCGGCCCGAGGTCTGCGCCCCGGAAAAGGTGAAGAAGGTGGAGGGGCCGGAGACCCTGGTCCTGGTCCGAACGCCGGACATCCTGGCGACTTTGGCCGCCGCGCGCCGGCCGGGCCAGTGGGTCCTGGGCTTCGCGGCGGAGACGGAGAACCACGCGGCCAACGCCGCCGCCAAACTGGCCCGCAAGGGCCTGGACGGCATCCTCGTCAACGACGTGAGCGGGGGCCGGGGCTTCGGTCCCCAGGCCAACACCCTCCTGCCCGTGACCCCCGCGGGGGCCGGCGCCCCCCTGGGCCCCCTCCCCAAGGACCGCCTCGCCCCCGCCGTGGCGCGCTGGTGGGGGGACCACCTGCAGGGCTAG
- a CDS encoding S41 family peptidase, whose translation MGSRTPLAVLALLAALGCHKATEDTCAPAQEKADVLAMTREYYLWRDELPASVDPAASATAEDLLAALTARTRAEGRDRGFSYLASRAASSRFFEEGRTLGYGFGYVTSGGTLAVAQVFPGSAADSAGFARGDELLAVAPTRAGLDDASSQAPALVAAGTFSAALQSGVEGTTRWFRLRRPATGAVLEVAATTGAYGLDPVPGGGTPTVLTANGVKVGYVQLRTFVEPAAPLLRAAAAALRQAGVTRLIVDLRYNGGGRLSVAEVLGNLLSPGHADGDVMYRLKANDGHPELGATVHFSAEAGALSLERLAFIVTGNSASASELVPNALQAWPGTQVALVGERTYGKPVGQLGYADSACDWLLELVSFQILNARGTGSYFQGLPDADWTGVTVAAADDLAHAPGDPAEACTAAALAWAAGGTGGAPIPAAAARRAGSLSLHPRPTEAQRALPGVF comes from the coding sequence ATGGGAAGCCGCACCCCCCTCGCCGTCCTGGCCCTGCTGGCCGCCCTCGGCTGCCACAAGGCCACGGAGGACACCTGCGCCCCCGCCCAGGAGAAGGCCGACGTCCTCGCCATGACCCGGGAGTACTACCTCTGGCGGGACGAACTGCCCGCCTCCGTGGATCCCGCGGCCAGCGCCACCGCCGAGGACCTCCTGGCGGCCCTCACGGCCCGGACCCGGGCCGAGGGCAGGGACCGGGGCTTCAGCTACCTGGCCTCCCGGGCCGCCTCGAGCCGGTTCTTCGAGGAGGGCCGGACCCTGGGGTACGGGTTCGGCTACGTGACCTCGGGCGGGACCCTCGCCGTGGCGCAGGTCTTCCCGGGCTCCGCCGCCGATTCGGCGGGGTTCGCCCGGGGCGACGAGCTCCTGGCCGTCGCGCCCACCCGCGCGGGCCTGGACGATGCCTCCAGCCAGGCTCCTGCCCTCGTGGCCGCGGGGACCTTCTCCGCCGCGCTCCAGTCCGGCGTCGAGGGCACGACCCGCTGGTTCCGCCTGCGCCGCCCCGCCACGGGGGCCGTCCTGGAGGTGGCGGCCACCACGGGCGCCTACGGCCTGGACCCCGTCCCCGGCGGCGGGACGCCCACGGTCCTGACCGCGAACGGCGTGAAGGTCGGCTACGTCCAGCTCCGCACCTTCGTCGAGCCCGCGGCCCCCCTCCTGCGCGCGGCGGCGGCGGCCCTGCGCCAGGCCGGCGTCACCCGGCTGATCGTGGACCTGCGCTACAACGGCGGGGGGCGGCTCTCCGTGGCCGAGGTGCTGGGCAACCTCCTGAGCCCGGGCCACGCGGACGGGGACGTGATGTACCGCCTGAAGGCCAACGACGGCCACCCGGAGCTGGGCGCCACGGTGCATTTCAGCGCCGAGGCCGGGGCCCTCTCCCTGGAGCGCCTGGCCTTCATCGTCACCGGCAATTCAGCCTCGGCCAGCGAGCTCGTGCCCAACGCGCTCCAGGCCTGGCCCGGGACCCAGGTGGCCCTGGTCGGGGAGCGCACCTACGGCAAGCCCGTGGGGCAGCTGGGCTACGCGGACAGCGCCTGCGACTGGCTCCTGGAGCTGGTGTCCTTCCAGATCCTCAACGCCCGGGGCACGGGGAGCTACTTCCAGGGCCTCCCGGACGCGGACTGGACCGGCGTCACCGTGGCGGCCGCGGACGACCTCGCCCACGCCCCCGGCGATCCCGCGGAAGCCTGCACCGCGGCCGCCCTGGCCTGGGCCGCGGGCGGCACCGGCGGCGCCCCCATTCCCGCGGCCGCGGCGCGCCGGGCCGGAAGCCTCAGCCTCCACCCCCGGCCCACGGAGGCCCAGCGGGCCCTGCCCGGCGTCTTCTAG
- a CDS encoding PAS domain S-box protein: MDTSQTQLALAALRAVGGPLEAAFDLVPVGLSVTVLRTGCILAVNPALLDMLGYRAEEVVGRTTEALEVWLDPGGRDPFRKALAEHGRVQGLETRLRRADGSSRWVALTAQVMEVEGVPLVLTVMADIQARKALEQVNLDRERLLSLFIAHAPTAIAMLDQDLRYIAASRRWLEDYRLGDLDVAGRSHYELFPEIPARWRETHRRCLAGATETCARDPFYRQDGTVDWLRWEVRPWRDGTGAVGGILIWTERINDQIRAEDDLRASEARFRSLFEIAPVPCALFHRDGQTLDLNRRFQEVFGYTLADLPTLADWRQRAYPALDAPRERDQAWHDAEARLGPGLAAVQRFERQVTCKDGTVRTVEISLAVHQDCILTTHVDLTDRLQAEAARRRLRDAEAQSLSAQATALGPALGNLAGLILGHADLALGDPGLPPETARRLEAIREAARHAADLLLPAEVTGEAPGLLQVGRTLIHLLGTLERSAGPGLTLAFPDGPPLPPLAMDGRQFERMIEGIVRAAQEAAPGPARLTFTARAETLDADLCKARPGALPGTYVRLDVAGADLALGTSLLQDALAPFTGRTVGGLGIACAIAREAGGFVVVEGSMGADMRLALYLPVAVGLPDDCPQGHGETILLVAPEPARLELTRTCLDRLGYHPLAVADPRAAVELARHHPGPIDVCLAHPLLADPGEADLAKRLRQHRPGLPCRVLACAFSLGDLAWVIRDALDG; the protein is encoded by the coding sequence ATGGACACCTCCCAGACCCAGCTCGCCCTGGCGGCCCTCCGGGCCGTGGGAGGCCCCCTGGAGGCCGCCTTCGACCTGGTGCCGGTCGGCCTCTCCGTGACCGTCCTCCGCACGGGCTGCATCCTGGCGGTCAACCCGGCCCTCCTGGACATGCTCGGCTATCGGGCGGAGGAGGTGGTGGGCCGGACCACCGAAGCCCTGGAGGTGTGGCTGGACCCCGGCGGGCGGGACCCGTTCCGGAAGGCCCTGGCGGAACACGGGCGCGTGCAGGGCCTGGAGACCCGCCTGCGCCGCGCGGACGGAAGCTCCCGGTGGGTCGCCCTGACCGCCCAGGTGATGGAGGTGGAGGGGGTGCCCCTCGTCCTGACCGTCATGGCCGACATCCAGGCCCGGAAGGCGCTGGAGCAGGTCAACCTGGACCGGGAGCGCCTCCTCTCCCTCTTCATCGCCCATGCCCCCACGGCCATCGCCATGCTGGACCAGGACCTGCGGTACATCGCCGCCAGCCGTCGCTGGCTCGAGGACTACCGCCTGGGGGACCTGGACGTGGCCGGCCGCAGCCACTACGAGCTCTTTCCGGAGATCCCCGCCCGCTGGCGGGAGACCCACCGCCGCTGCCTGGCCGGGGCGACCGAGACCTGCGCCCGGGACCCCTTCTACCGGCAGGACGGCACCGTGGACTGGCTCCGGTGGGAGGTCCGTCCCTGGCGGGACGGGACGGGCGCCGTCGGGGGCATCCTCATCTGGACCGAGCGGATCAACGACCAAATCCGGGCGGAGGACGACCTGAGGGCCAGCGAGGCGCGCTTCCGGAGCCTCTTCGAAATCGCCCCGGTGCCCTGCGCCCTCTTCCACAGGGACGGCCAGACCCTCGACCTCAACCGGCGCTTCCAGGAGGTGTTCGGCTATACCCTCGCGGACCTGCCGACCCTGGCCGACTGGCGGCAGCGGGCCTACCCCGCCCTGGACGCCCCCCGGGAGCGGGACCAGGCCTGGCACGACGCCGAGGCCCGGCTCGGGCCGGGGCTCGCGGCGGTGCAGCGCTTCGAGCGCCAGGTCACCTGCAAGGACGGCACGGTCCGCACGGTGGAAATCTCCCTCGCCGTCCACCAGGACTGCATCCTCACCACCCACGTGGACCTCACCGACCGCCTCCAGGCGGAAGCCGCCCGGCGGCGCCTGCGGGACGCGGAGGCCCAGTCCCTGTCAGCCCAGGCCACCGCCCTGGGGCCGGCCCTCGGGAACCTGGCCGGGCTCATCCTCGGCCATGCGGACCTGGCCCTGGGAGACCCGGGGCTGCCCCCGGAGACCGCCCGCCGGCTGGAAGCGATCCGGGAGGCCGCCCGCCACGCCGCGGACCTGCTGCTGCCGGCGGAGGTGACCGGAGAAGCGCCAGGGCTCCTGCAGGTGGGGCGGACCCTGATCCACCTCCTGGGCACGCTGGAGCGGTCCGCGGGCCCCGGCCTCACCCTGGCCTTCCCCGACGGCCCCCCCCTGCCCCCCCTCGCCATGGACGGCCGCCAATTCGAGCGCATGATCGAAGGCATCGTGCGGGCGGCACAGGAGGCCGCCCCGGGGCCCGCCCGCCTCACCTTCACGGCCCGGGCGGAGACGCTGGACGCCGACCTGTGCAAGGCGCGCCCCGGCGCCCTGCCGGGCACCTACGTCCGCCTGGATGTAGCCGGCGCGGACCTCGCCCTGGGCACCTCCCTGCTCCAGGACGCCCTGGCCCCCTTCACGGGCCGGACCGTCGGCGGCCTGGGCATCGCCTGCGCCATCGCGCGGGAGGCCGGCGGGTTCGTGGTGGTGGAAGGATCCATGGGGGCGGACATGCGACTGGCCCTGTACCTGCCGGTGGCGGTGGGCCTGCCGGACGACTGCCCCCAGGGCCACGGCGAAACCATCCTCCTGGTGGCGCCGGAACCCGCCCGGCTGGAACTCACCCGCACCTGCCTGGACCGCCTGGGCTACCATCCCCTGGCCGTGGCGGACCCCCGGGCAGCTGTGGAACTGGCCCGGCACCACCCGGGCCCCATCGACGTCTGCCTCGCCCACCCCCTCCTGGCGGACCCTGGGGAGGCCGACCTGGCGAAGCGCCTGCGCCAGCACCGGCCCGGCCTGCCCTGCCGGGTCCTGGCCTGCGCCTTCAGCCTCGGGGACCTCGCCTGGGTGATTCGCGACGCCCTGGATGGCTAG
- a CDS encoding SDR family oxidoreductase, protein MSPQTLLVTGASGQLGRLVLEALLERHPAERLVAAVRHPAAVADLAARGVQVREADYTRPETLRSAFQGVDRLLLISSNAIGQRTAQHRAVVEAARAAGVGLLAYTSVLRADTSPLGLAREHVETEALVRASGLPWVFLRNGWYTENHTASLPAILAHGAVLGAAGEGRFATAARADYAAAAAQVLLADHPEGQTLELAGDTAYTLADLAGEIARQTGKPIVYRDLPQAEFAGALTAAGLPGAFADLLADSDAGAKQGGLDDAGGQLSRLIGRPTTPLAETVRRALA, encoded by the coding sequence ATGTCCCCCCAGACCCTGCTCGTGACCGGTGCCTCTGGCCAGCTTGGCCGCCTTGTCCTGGAGGCCCTCCTGGAACGCCACCCCGCTGAACGGCTCGTGGCCGCCGTCCGTCATCCGGCCGCGGTGGCGGACCTGGCCGCCCGGGGCGTCCAGGTGCGGGAAGCCGACTACACCCGCCCGGAAACCCTCCGGTCCGCCTTCCAGGGCGTGGATCGGCTGCTCCTCATCTCCTCCAACGCGATCGGCCAGCGGACGGCCCAGCACCGGGCCGTCGTCGAGGCGGCGCGGGCGGCGGGCGTCGGGCTCCTCGCCTACACCAGCGTCCTGCGGGCCGACACCTCGCCCCTGGGCCTCGCCCGGGAGCACGTGGAGACGGAGGCCCTCGTGCGGGCTTCGGGCCTGCCGTGGGTCTTCCTGCGCAACGGCTGGTACACGGAAAACCACACCGCCTCCCTGCCGGCCATCCTGGCCCACGGCGCCGTCCTGGGCGCCGCCGGGGAGGGCCGCTTCGCCACCGCCGCCCGCGCGGACTACGCCGCCGCGGCCGCCCAGGTCCTGCTGGCCGATCACCCCGAAGGCCAGACCCTGGAGCTGGCCGGCGACACGGCCTACACCCTGGCGGACCTGGCCGGGGAGATCGCCCGCCAGACCGGGAAGCCCATCGTCTACCGCGACCTGCCCCAGGCCGAATTCGCCGGCGCCCTGACCGCCGCGGGCCTGCCCGGCGCCTTCGCGGACCTCCTCGCCGATTCGGACGCCGGCGCGAAGCAAGGGGGCCTCGACGACGCCGGGGGTCAGCTGAGCCGCCTCATCGGCCGCCCCACCACCCCCCTGGCCGAGACCGTTCGCCGGGCGCTGGCCTGA
- a CDS encoding GxxExxY protein, which yields MGRHWGEVDGEDHPHKEITQAIIGEAIEIQKALGHGLLEDPYKVCLAHSLRLAGHKVKREVFLDIEWRGLVGLILSPRASARSSAPPRSNRMLRMRGAIRHCSTDSLFQLLHAPARMGISHYYPRLRTHPRRRRAGPAGPPWAGGGG from the coding sequence ATGGGAAGGCATTGGGGAGAGGTCGACGGGGAGGATCATCCGCACAAGGAGATCACCCAGGCCATCATCGGGGAGGCCATCGAGATCCAGAAGGCTCTGGGGCACGGACTCCTGGAAGATCCCTACAAGGTCTGTCTGGCGCACTCCCTGAGACTGGCCGGCCATAAGGTGAAGCGGGAGGTTTTCCTGGATATCGAGTGGAGGGGGCTTGTGGGCTTGATCCTTTCTCCGCGAGCCTCAGCGAGATCCTCCGCGCCTCCGCGTTCCAATAGGATGCTGCGAATGCGCGGCGCCATCAGGCACTGCAGCACAGACTCACTATTCCAGCTCCTCCATGCTCCGGCACGGATGGGTATTAGCCATTACTATCCTAGATTACGAACACACCCTAGAAGACGCCGGGCAGGGCCCGCTGGGCCTCCGTGGGCCGGGGGTGGAGGCTGA